The following proteins are encoded in a genomic region of Pseudomonadales bacterium:
- the prmA gene encoding 50S ribosomal protein L11 methyltransferase — translation MAWLQVQFSTDSEQQQALEDALFTAGAVSVTYADAADQAILEPGLHETPLWDALLLTALFDADSDSQLLLDAAEQAYGQPLPRYELELLQDRDWEREWMDDFEPIQFGDKLWICPSWHQPVDANAVNIRLDPGLAFGTGTHPTTAMCLRALNGLDVQHRSLLDVGCGSGVLAIAGLLLGADTAVGTDIDPQAITASRENAERNGIEPARFALYLAGEEPIEQRYDIVIANILAGPLVEMAAQLSARLKPGGILLLSGLLSEQQGEILDAYTEIAFEHFYHEAQWLCLQGVKISK, via the coding sequence ATGGCCTGGTTACAAGTCCAATTTTCAACCGATAGTGAACAGCAGCAGGCGTTAGAGGACGCACTGTTTACTGCTGGTGCAGTCTCAGTGACTTATGCCGATGCCGCAGATCAGGCTATTTTGGAACCCGGCCTACATGAAACACCGCTTTGGGATGCGCTATTGCTGACCGCTTTGTTCGATGCAGACAGCGATAGCCAGCTATTATTGGATGCGGCTGAGCAGGCGTATGGCCAGCCATTGCCGCGTTATGAGCTTGAGCTATTGCAGGATCGCGACTGGGAGCGCGAGTGGATGGACGACTTTGAGCCGATCCAGTTTGGCGATAAGCTCTGGATTTGCCCTAGCTGGCACCAACCGGTGGACGCGAATGCAGTTAATATTCGTTTGGACCCTGGCTTGGCATTTGGTACCGGCACTCACCCTACTACCGCTATGTGCCTGCGTGCTCTGAACGGGCTAGATGTGCAGCACCGATCCTTATTGGATGTTGGCTGCGGCTCAGGCGTGCTGGCGATTGCCGGCTTATTGCTCGGCGCTGATACTGCGGTTGGAACTGATATTGACCCGCAGGCGATTACTGCCAGTCGTGAAAATGCCGAGCGCAATGGCATTGAGCCAGCGCGCTTCGCGCTTTATCTGGCCGGCGAGGAGCCCATCGAGCAGCGCTATGATATCGTGATTGCCAACATACTGGCTGGGCCGCTGGTCGAGATGGCCGCACAGCTGAGTGCTCGTTTAAAGCCGGGTGGCATATTATTATTATCGGGCCTTTTAAGCGAGCAACAAGGCGAGATTCTCGATGCCTATACCGAGATTGCCTTTGAGCATTTCTACCATGAGGCGCAATGGCTGTGCCTGCAAGGGGTTAAAATCTCAAAATAA
- a CDS encoding response regulator has translation MPKSLNILLLEDDLAFAKALIAGFARQQHQCSHEFDCANLLARELEQEQFDLVLLDLKLAEQTSLGIIPELRQRLPQAKIIMITGFASIATTVEAIKNGADDYLPKPVNVADILKLMAAPQPNDHADQNDAPTMSPKRLEWEHIQRVLSENDGNISRTAKQLNMHRRTLQRKLQKKPQLQ, from the coding sequence ATGCCAAAGTCGCTAAACATTTTGCTGTTAGAGGATGATCTTGCTTTCGCGAAGGCATTGATTGCTGGCTTTGCCAGGCAGCAACACCAATGTAGTCATGAGTTCGATTGTGCAAATCTGTTAGCACGTGAGCTTGAGCAGGAACAATTTGACCTAGTGTTGCTAGATTTAAAATTAGCGGAGCAGACTTCGCTTGGCATAATTCCAGAGCTTCGTCAGCGGCTGCCGCAGGCCAAGATTATTATGATTACTGGCTTTGCTTCGATTGCGACAACGGTCGAGGCGATTAAGAACGGTGCCGATGACTACTTGCCAAAGCCAGTTAACGTGGCTGATATTTTAAAGCTGATGGCGGCGCCACAGCCAAATGACCACGCTGATCAAAATGATGCTCCGACGATGTCGCCGAAGCGCCTGGAATGGGAGCATATTCAACGCGTGCTATCAGAAAACGACGGCAATATCTCGCGCACGGCTAAACAGCTAAATATGCATCGTCGAACCTTACAGCGCAAGCTGCAGAAAAAACCGCAGTTACAATAA